The window GTCCTGCCCAATGCTCATAATGCTTTCCGTTTTTCCAAAGTCTTGATGCTGTCACATCATAAATCACACCTTTGAAGGCTATCCAAATCTCAGGTCTATCTTGCCCATTTCTCAAAGCAAGTTGCTGCCTTGTATATGTTTTCATCTCAAAACAATTTTAATTGGGCATTGATCCATCTTTCTGGGATTTCACCTGATTGTGCCATTTGGTAATCCTTGTAGCTGCATGGGATTATGGTCGTTCTTTCAAACTTCTCTTGATCATTTTGAGGGATTTCCATCCACCATTTATCACTTCTTTTACTTTTATAAAAGATGATAATGGAGGGCTTTGTATCCAAGGAGACAGTATACTTTATATAGTCATTACTTTTGAAACTTAGACTATCTTTCCTATCATAAAAACCTTCAATAAAATACCAAATCATGGTAGCAATGATTGAGGCTGTTTTATTTCTACTATCATCATAATATGGTTGATAGCCATAAATCCCAAAAGAGCTCAATTTTTCATTCATTCCAGCAAATCGACAAATCTGACAAGCCTCTTCCCCTGTCAATCCAAAAGGCTGAGCATCTGCAGCACCTGGAGCATCGGAAGATTGGATCGCACAAACGTCAAAACTCATCAAATCTGCATTTCTGATTAGGGGTTCAATTTCTTTGAAATTTGCTCTTACATTACCAAGTCTGATATGATCAAAATATAATTTCTCCATCACATTGATTAAGTCCTTGTCCACCAAAAAACTTTGATATGCCAAATGGGAATAATTAAAAAGGAAATTGGGCTGGTGAAGTATGATATTTTGCGTGTGAGTTTGATAAGGAAGCCCATCCTCTTCCATGTCTATTTTGGCGTCAACAGTTACCAGGCTGACGAGTTTCTTTAATTTTTGATAAGAGAGATACTGTCCGTAATCCAAGTCGTGCGATCCTCCAATATAAATTGGAAGGATTTGCTTTTTCAAGAGAAACTCACCAACAGTTTTGAGTATTTCGATAGATTCTTCTAGGGTATCCCCAGAAAGGAGATCTCCAAGATCCACTATCTTATACAATGCTTCACCTTTTTTAAGGTGATAGAGTTTTTCTCTAATCTCAATGGCAGATCTTTCTATTGTATCAGCATGCTTCATCCCTCTTTTTTCGGATAAGCCTACAATCGCAATCTGTACACCTTTTATGTCGGGAAAAGTATCCCCATGAAAATGAATAAAATTAAAGAAAGAATTGTGTGCAAATTTCTGATTGGTGATAATTTCAGGAACTGGCTCAAAGAAAGATTTGAGATTCATAGATTGTTGCTAAGTCTTTTTCAAAAATAAGTAAAAAAATCAGAGTGAAATAAAAAAGTCCCGCTATTGCGGGACTCTATTTATAAATTAACCTCCAAAGTCATCAAACCTGATATTCTCTTGAGGAACTCCCATATCATCTAGAAGCTTCAATACTGCTGCATTCATCAATGGAGGACCACAAAGGTAAAATTCAACTTCATCTGGCTCTGGGTGATCTTTCAAATAATTATCGTAAAGTACTTGGTGGATAAATCCAACATATCCATCACCTTCTCTATCGTCCAAAGATTTTTTGACTTTCCAATTGTCTTCTGGAAGTGGCTCAGATAAGCCTATGTGGAAATTGAAATTTGGGAAATCTTTTTCGATATCTCTAAACTGAGGAGTATAGAACAACTCTTTTTTGGATCTACCACCATACCAATAAGATACTTTTCTGTCTGTTTTCTCTGTATGGAATAAATGGAAAATATGAGATCTAAGTGGAGCCATTCCTGCACCACCACCGATGTAGATCATTTCTCTATCAGTTGGGTTGATATGGAATTCACCATAAGGACCCGAAATGGTCACTTTATCACCTGGCTTTTGAGCAAACACGTATGAAGAACAAACTCCTGGATTTACATCCATCCATTTGTTATTCGCTCTATCCCATGGTGGAGTAGCAATACGAATGGTCAACATAACAATATTTCCTTCTGCAGGATGGTTTGCCATTGAGTAGGCTCTAAACAACTCTTCGTCATTCTTCATCACTAGATCCCAAAGACCAAACTTATCCCAATCACTTTGATAAACATCTTTAGGGTGACCCAAGTCTGGGTGAGGTGTGATGTCCATATCCTTGAAATTGACAGTTATAGCTGGAACGTCAATTTGGATATATCCTCCAGACTCAAAATCTAGATTTTCACCTTCTGGAAGTTTAACTTTAAATTCTTTAATAAATGTGGATACGTTATAGTTTGAAATAACTTCACATTCCCATTTCTTAATTCCAAATATTTCTTCTGGAATTCTGATTTTCATGTCTTGTTTTACTTTTACTTGACATGAAAGTCTTACATTACCTTGCTTTTCTGCTCTACTCAAGTGACCTTCTTCTGTAGGAAGAACTTCTCCACCACCATCTTCTATGACGCACTTACACATTGCGCAAGTACCCCCTCCACCGCAAGCGGATGGCAAGAAGATTTTTTTGTTACCCAAGGTATTCAACAAAGTTGAACCAGCAGATGTCACAATTGGATTGCTCTCATCACCATTAATGATGATTTTGACATCTCCAGAGTTGACTAGCTTAGATTGGGCAAACAAAAGGATAAAAACGAGTAGCAGAATAATCAGTGTAAATGCTACAATCGAGGTAATAATTACTGAACCCATTTAATGATAATTTTTACTTTTAATTTTTCAGTATTTAGTCCCTACTTAGGGAATACAAATATATTTATAAATAGATAAAGAAGGTCAAAATCTATATGAATTTTGCCACTTTTATCCTTAATGATCTTAAGTTGTAACTGATTAATTGTTCAGTAAGTTTAACAAAGTTGTCAATCTGTTCTTCAACTGCCTTCTATCGATGATAAAATCTAAAAATCCATGTTCCAAAACGAACTCAGAACTCTGAAATCCTTTGGGTAGATCTTTACCTATGGTTTCTCTAATAACCCTAGGACCGGCAAACCCAATTAAGGCTCCGGGCTCTGCTATGTTGAAATCCCCTAACATGGCATAAGAAGCGGTAACTCCACCGGTAGTAGGATCAGTTAATAATGAAATGTATGGGATTCCTGCTTTGTCTAGAAGAGCGAGTTTAGCAGAGGTTTTTGCCATTTGCATTAAGCTAAATCCTGCTTCCATCATCCTTGCGCCTCCTGATTTTGAAATCATCAGAAATGGAATTTTCTCTTTTAGTGAGTAATCAATTGCTCTTGCAATTTTCTCTCCAACGACCGAACCCATGGATCCTCCAATAAAGTTGAAGTCCATACAAGAAACAACTAGGTCTAAACCATTCATTTTCCCTACTGCTGTTCTTACAGCATCATTCAATTCTGTCTTGGCAATAGTTGCATCAATTCTCGATGTATATGGTTTGGTATCGACAAATTTCAAAGGATCTCCAGATGTCATATTGGCATCTATTTCCTTAAATTTATTTCCATCAAATAATATTTCAAAATATTCTTTTGACCCAATCTTTACATGGTAATCATCATCGGGACAAACGTAAGAATTATGCTTTAATTCACGTGTATGAATGATATTTCCCTTAGGTGTTTTAAACCACAGGCCATCAGGAGCATCTTTCTTTTCCTCTGTTGAGGTCTTTATTCCTTTATCTGTTCTTTTAAACCAAGCCATAATTTATTCTTGTTAATCCCTGAATATTTATTTCAGGGATTACAAATTTATAGGTTATATCCATTAAATAAAATTACACCAGTAAGTTCCTCAAAGTCAAAACAAGTAAATAGCTTAAAATCAAGCACTAGAAGTGTTGATGGAAAGAGATTATGGAATTTCAATCCTGTAGTTTTTTTTAAATACCTTTTAGTTCGAATTGGGTATTTGTATTCTGCTGAATAAGCATGATATTCAAGGTTGAAACCCCAAATATATCTTCAGACATGAATCTGATCACCTTATTGAGTCTTTCTGCTTTTGTATTGATTGCTGCATATTTCATTTATGGTAAATATGTTTTTAAAAAATTTAAACTTGACAATAAGAATATCACGCCCTCACATCAGCTATCTGATGGTATTGACTACATCCCAAGTAAGCCAATAGTTGTATTGGGGCATCATTTCGCATCTATTGCAGGTGCTGGGCCTATAGTAGGGCCAATCATTGCATTGACATTTGGATGGATTCCTGCTGTGATTTGGATTCTAGTGGGAGGGATATTTTTTGGTGCAGTTCATGATTTAGGTAGTATGGCTGCCTCTTTAAAAAACCAAGGAAAATCTATTGGAGTAATTATCCAAAATAACATCGGATACAGAGGTAAGCAACTTTTTATACTTTTCAGCTTTTCAACCTTGATTCTCATCATTGGTGTTTTTGCAGATATCATCGCCAAAACTTTTGTGAGTAATCCTGGAGTTGCGTCGGCATCTTTGCTCTTTATTTTCTTGGCTGTATTATTTGGGTTTGTAAGTAAGGCTGTTGGAGATAAAAAAATGGCATTCATCATCATTTCCATTATTGGAATCGTCTTGATGTATTACTTTGTGTATTTGGGAATGCTATTTCCAATCGTCCTAGATTATCAAACTTGGATTTACATTTTACTAGCTTATGCATTTATTGCTTCGGTTAGTCCCATGTCCATGCTGCTTCAGCCAAGGGATTATTTAAATAGCTTTTTACTTTATGGATTAATCATAGCCGCGGTTATTGGTGTTTTTATCGCCAACCCTACTATCGTCATGGATAATGACATTCATTTTACTTCTGAGAATTTGGGATATATTTTCCCTGTTCTATTTGTAACTATCGCCTGTGGCGCAATCAGTGGGTTTCACTCTTTGGTCGCTTCAGGAACTACTTCAAAGCAAATAGACAAAGAAGGTGACGCTAAAATCGTGGGTTTTGGAGGCATGCTGATTGAATCTTTTCTCGCAATTATTGCTGTTGCAGCGGTAGTTGTCCTATCAAGAGCGGAGTATCTAGAGAAAATAGACACTTTAGGCCCCGTGCCTTTGTTTGCGAATGGCTTGGGAAATATTATCTCTAGCTTAGGGATATCAGAAGGGTTTGGGATTGGATTCGTTGCATTGACAGTATCCGCATTTGCTTTGACAACTTTGGATACTTGTACACGATTGGCTCGATTCACCTTTCAGGAATATTTCGAAGATGTGAAAAATCCTATCGGTGTGAAGCTTGCAAAAAATCGCTACCTCTCAACAAGTATTGTCATTGTACTTTCTGTTCTTTTATTGACATCTGGAGGATTCAGTGTCTTGTGGCCCATCTTCGGATCCGCAAACCAACTTTTGGCAGCATTGGCATTATTGGCAATCTCAGTTTATCTCATCAGACAAAAGACCAATGCTACCTTTGTCTTGATTCCGATGTTCTTTATGTTTACAGTTACTTTGACTTCCTTGGCATTATTTGCTTGGAAGAATTTCCAAGAGCAAGGATATATTTTAACTGGAATCGCAGTGATACTATTTATTTTATCATTGGCTTTGATTCTTTTGGCAGGGAAAAGTTTGAGAAAGGAGACTAGTCTTTTAGGCTAATCCCCCTAATAAAACATAATTAATCAATACTATTAAATACTTCTTTAACCTTCTTCGGAATCCTCCAAGCCAAATTCATATTGATTAGATAATCTGCAAAAGCAGCATCACCGTGTCTTCGGTTTTCAGGAGTGGACTCAATGATGTCAGTCAAACTTCGTGTTCTATTCCTGATTAATGCCACTGGAACAGTTAAAGTCGTGGTAAAATTACCCAGCATATAACTTATCCTTGGCTCAACAGAAACAATATATCCCGGTCTACGAAACCCATCACTTTCTCCAATCAAGTCTCTTATTGGAATTCCTTCAGCTCTTCCTCCCAATGAAATTCCCAGTCCGTGAAGCCTAGGAATTGGCTTAAAAAGACCTGCTCTAAAAGCAAATTGATCAGGAACACTCATGATTGATTCAGATGCTCTGCTCCTATTTGTCATAGTCCCATTGGTATTTCTTGGATTAAACATATAGAATCCATCATAGTATAAAAAGAAATTAGAGCGCAAATTCCAAATCCCCTGCGCATCTACTATCAGTCCCAATCCACCATCTCCTAACTGAATAGATTGATCAACAGGTCTTACTTCTGAAGTACCATTTGGACCTACATTATAAAATGTGCTTTGAGCATTGTAATCGCCCGTTGGAATTTTGATTCCAAAACCTATTGCTGTATTTCCTTTCTTCGCTTTTTCTGAAGGTAGCAACCAATAGCCAGCCCCAATTCGCATATCTGCCAATCCTTTAGAATAAGTCTTATGGCGTGAATTTCTTCCATGTTCATATAAAGAACTTCTTTCATTGTAAGCAAAAGGCAATGAAACTACAGCATAAGCTCTCTCCGAAATGGCATAACTTACATTGAGATCCACTCCATGCGACCAGTTAATCACTTCGGTATTGTCTGCAACTCGATTTGGGTGCTCTTCTGTACCGCTGAAGTGTCGGAATGACTTAAAATAGCGATAATTTGAGCTAATATTCCATTCTCCTTTTTCAAGGATATTTCCTTGTCCAACTGCATTTCCTATACCCGAAAATTGCCTAATCGCCACGCAACCTTGCGCATGGATTTGAGTTTGTACAAAAAAAAGTACAATCATACCAAGGATTATTGGTAATAATCTTTTCATAATAATTTTTAAGTTAAAATTTGAAATTGTTTGAATATTAAAAATCAATCCATTCAAAATTGGAGAAATACCCCTCCAAAATTGAAGCTTTGGAGGGGATAAATAAGTTGCTGTCTAACCAATTAATCACATGACACCCGATTATCAAAAGATAATCACATTCATATTCTGAGGGTAGACTTTTCATTTTCTTTCAGAAAAATCAACAGAAATACAATATGAAGAGATGATCTATGTACAACAAACCCCTTTGAAAACATAGAATCATCTGCTCAAAAACTGAATTTTAATGAGTGATTATCTAAAGAAAATACCAATTAAGAATGGTTTAACTCAAACCACTTCTGGAGGAGGAGTATTATTACTGAGAAATAATTCATTGAAAGGCGAAAAAATAAATCCTATGTAGTTTTTCTCTTGATTCATGAAAGGTGCAATCACAAAATCTTGATTGGGCTTGGTATAATCCTTTATGAATATTTTTGAAAGTAAAGAATTGCTATTTTCTGTGGGAATTTCATCTGAAACCAACGAAATGATCCATTTTTTCACAACATTATCCAGTTTGTTCTTTGCTGTATCAGGGACATAGACAATTTGTAAGGTATCATTTGAATACTTCTGCTTTACAGCCCGGTAATTTTTCCCGTCTTTTTCAAATGTAGTATTTGTAACCTGAAAATCAGACTGATCTGACATGTATGGAACAGAAATAGGGATCTCCATAATCTCTTCAGTAAACTCTTCAGTTTCGAATATTTTATCAGTCCAATATGATTCTAATCTAAAATTGAGCGAATAATAAAATCCATAGTACCCAAAATGGTACAAAGCAAACACGCTTAAAAGTAATATGGAGATAACTTTTCTCAATCTTAGGAAATTTTAAAATCAAAATAATTAAAATTACCCAAAAGCCACCATATCAAAAGATATTATTCAAAAATAATAGGAGTACAAAAATAAGTAGTGCCAAACCATATATTTTCAATACTTTCAATCTGTTGAAACGATCTAAAAACCAAAGTACTAATACAGGCTTATACAAGCCCAAAATCAATGAAAGGGTACTGAATATAACGAGAATTTGAAGAAAAATATGGATCGCCTCTCTCATAGAAAATAAAAAAAGGAACAACCTTACGGAAGTTCCTTTTTAAGATTCATAAGTTAATTATTTCTTACGCTTGATTTCTTGCATGGTGTAACCCTCAATCGTGTCATCAACAAGGATATCGTTGAATTTCTTAATTGAAATACCACACTCGTAGCCTGCTTTCACCTCAGAAACATCGTCTTTGAATCTCTTCAATTGATCGATCTCTCCATCGTGAACTACAATACCATCTCTGATAACCCTGATCTTATTCTTACGGGTAATGAAACCATCTGTAACATAAGAACCGGCAACAGTACCAATTTTAGAGATTTTGAATATTTCTCTCACTTGGATATTACCAGTGATGATTTCTTCAAACTCTGGTTCAAGCATTCCTTCGATTGCATCTTTGATTTGGTTGATCGCATCATAAATGATCGAGTAATGTCTGATTTCGATCTCTTCTTGTTCTGCGATTTTCTTCGCATTTGGAGAAGGTCTTACTTGGAATCCAATAATGATTGCATCAGAAGCTGAGGCCAACAAAACATCGGATTCAGAAATTTGACCTACACCTTTATGAATGATGTTGACTGACACTTCATCTTTCGACAACTTCAACAAGGAATCTGACAATGCCTCTACTGAACCATCCACGTCACCTTTGATAATAATATTCAATTCCTTAAAGCTACCGATAGCCAATCTACGCCCAATTTCATCCAATGTGATGTGTTTCTTGGTACGCAAACTTTGTTCTCTAAGAATCTGCTCTCTTGAGTTTGCAATTTCTCTAGCTTCTCTTTCTGAGTCATATACTTTGAAAGTATCACCTGCTTGAGGTGCTCCACTAAGTCCCAATACTTGAACGGGGGTTGATGGTGGGGCTTCTTTCAGCTTTTTACCTTTATGATCAAACATGGCTTTTACTTTACCATAGTGTTGACCTGCTAGCATCACATCACCTACTCGAAGAGTTCCTGCCTGCACCATCACTGTAGTCACATATCCTCTACCTTTATCTAGAGATGCTTCAACTACAGTTCCGACCGCATTTTTGTTTGGGTTAGCAGTCAATTCAAGGACTTCAGCTTCCAAAAGTACTTTTTCAAGTAATTCTTCTATACCTGTACCTACTTTTGCTGAGATATCTTGAGATTGGTATTTACCACCCCATTCTTCTACTAATAGATTCATATTTGCCAATTGCTCTTTAATCTTATTTGGATTAGCATTTGGCTTATCAATTTTATTTATTGCAAAAATCATAGGAACGCCAGCAACTTGAGCGTGATTGATTGCTTCCTTAGTCTGTGGCATGATGTCATCATCAGCTGCAACTACAATGATGGCAACATCCGTAATTTTCGCACCACGAGCACGCATAGCTGTAAAGGCTTCGTGACCTGGAGTATCTAGGAATGCGATTTTTTCTCCGGTGTTGGTCATCACATCGTATGCACCAATGTGCTGTGTGATCCCACCAGCTTCATCATCGGTTACTTTCGCTCTTCTGATATAATCAAGAAGGGAAGTTTTACCGTGATCTACGTGTCCCATGATCGTTACGATCGGAGCTCTTGTGACAAGATCTTCTGGGTTATCGACTTCTTCTACAAAATTCTCTTCTTCGTCAGATTTAGTGAACTCAATTTCATAATCAAATTCATCTGCGATAATCGTAATTGCCTCCGCATCCAACCTTTGGTTGATAGAAACGAACATCCCTAAAGACATACAAGTAGAAATAACTTGATTTACAGATACGTCCATTAAAGAGGCTAAGTCATTAGCGGAGATAAATTCAGTTACTTTTAATACTCTGCTCTCTTCTACACCTTCCTCAGATTCTCTACTTCTTTCAGCCTTCTTATCTCTTCTATTCTTTCCTTTCCCTCCACTGGCTTTGCCACCTTGAAGTCTAGCAAGAGTTTGTTTGATTTGATCCTGAATCTCTTTTTGTGTTGGTTCAGCTTTCTGAACTCGACCACCAGTTTGACCTTGACCTGGTCTTCCTTGACCTGGTCTTCCTTGTCCTGGTCTTCCTTGAGGGCTTCTTCTTTCTCTACTATTTGGACCTCCTCCAGCACGGTGACCTCCTTGTGGTTGTCCTGGTGTGGCAGGTCTATTTCCTCCTGCTGCTCCGCCTTTTGCAGCGTCGCTTCCAGGAGTATTTTTATCAATTCTCTTGCGAACTCTTTTCTTTTTATCCTTATTTCTCTCGTCAGAAGAGGCAATTGGCTTTCCTTTCTTTTTAGGTTTGTCCGTTGGCAGTTCTATTTTACCCAAGACTGTCAAACCTTTTAGTGAATCCGCTTTTGCGGCAATAACTTGCTGCGGTGCAGGCTCAGGCTTTACTGGTGCCGGTGTAGATTTCTGTTCTTCTTTTGGAGGATTTTTTTCTACTTGAGTAGGCTTTTGAGGATTAGATTGAGCAGGTTTTTGAGTTTTAGCGTTGTCATTTTGCTGAGGCTTCACAGCCTGAGTGCTCTTTTCTTCTTTCAACTCCTTTTTAGGAGCTTCTTCCTTTTTCTGTTGTGGCTTTGGCTCTACTTTTGGTTTTTCGATCGCCTTTTCCTCTTTCTTAGGAGTTGGAGTAGGTTCA is drawn from Belliella baltica DSM 15883 and contains these coding sequences:
- the nqrF gene encoding NADH:ubiquinone reductase (Na(+)-transporting) subunit F, translating into MGSVIITSIVAFTLIILLLVFILLFAQSKLVNSGDVKIIINGDESNPIVTSAGSTLLNTLGNKKIFLPSACGGGGTCAMCKCVIEDGGGEVLPTEEGHLSRAEKQGNVRLSCQVKVKQDMKIRIPEEIFGIKKWECEVISNYNVSTFIKEFKVKLPEGENLDFESGGYIQIDVPAITVNFKDMDITPHPDLGHPKDVYQSDWDKFGLWDLVMKNDEELFRAYSMANHPAEGNIVMLTIRIATPPWDRANNKWMDVNPGVCSSYVFAQKPGDKVTISGPYGEFHINPTDREMIYIGGGAGMAPLRSHIFHLFHTEKTDRKVSYWYGGRSKKELFYTPQFRDIEKDFPNFNFHIGLSEPLPEDNWKVKKSLDDREGDGYVGFIHQVLYDNYLKDHPEPDEVEFYLCGPPLMNAAVLKLLDDMGVPQENIRFDDFGG
- the accD gene encoding acetyl-CoA carboxylase, carboxyltransferase subunit beta, which produces MAWFKRTDKGIKTSTEEKKDAPDGLWFKTPKGNIIHTRELKHNSYVCPDDDYHVKIGSKEYFEILFDGNKFKEIDANMTSGDPLKFVDTKPYTSRIDATIAKTELNDAVRTAVGKMNGLDLVVSCMDFNFIGGSMGSVVGEKIARAIDYSLKEKIPFLMISKSGGARMMEAGFSLMQMAKTSAKLALLDKAGIPYISLLTDPTTGGVTASYAMLGDFNIAEPGALIGFAGPRVIRETIGKDLPKGFQSSEFVLEHGFLDFIIDRRQLKNRLTTLLNLLNN
- a CDS encoding carbon starvation CstA family protein translates to MNLITLLSLSAFVLIAAYFIYGKYVFKKFKLDNKNITPSHQLSDGIDYIPSKPIVVLGHHFASIAGAGPIVGPIIALTFGWIPAVIWILVGGIFFGAVHDLGSMAASLKNQGKSIGVIIQNNIGYRGKQLFILFSFSTLILIIGVFADIIAKTFVSNPGVASASLLFIFLAVLFGFVSKAVGDKKMAFIIISIIGIVLMYYFVYLGMLFPIVLDYQTWIYILLAYAFIASVSPMSMLLQPRDYLNSFLLYGLIIAAVIGVFIANPTIVMDNDIHFTSENLGYIFPVLFVTIACGAISGFHSLVASGTTSKQIDKEGDAKIVGFGGMLIESFLAIIAVAAVVVLSRAEYLEKIDTLGPVPLFANGLGNIISSLGISEGFGIGFVALTVSAFALTTLDTCTRLARFTFQEYFEDVKNPIGVKLAKNRYLSTSIVIVLSVLLLTSGGFSVLWPIFGSANQLLAALALLAISVYLIRQKTNATFVLIPMFFMFTVTLTSLALFAWKNFQEQGYILTGIAVILFILSLALILLAGKSLRKETSLLG
- a CDS encoding formimidoylglutamase; protein product: MNLKSFFEPVPEIITNQKFAHNSFFNFIHFHGDTFPDIKGVQIAIVGLSEKRGMKHADTIERSAIEIREKLYHLKKGEALYKIVDLGDLLSGDTLEESIEILKTVGEFLLKKQILPIYIGGSHDLDYGQYLSYQKLKKLVSLVTVDAKIDMEEDGLPYQTHTQNIILHQPNFLFNYSHLAYQSFLVDKDLINVMEKLYFDHIRLGNVRANFKEIEPLIRNADLMSFDVCAIQSSDAPGAADAQPFGLTGEEACQICRFAGMNEKLSSFGIYGYQPYYDDSRNKTASIIATMIWYFIEGFYDRKDSLSFKSNDYIKYTVSLDTKPSIIIFYKSKRSDKWWMEIPQNDQEKFERTTIIPCSYKDYQMAQSGEIPERWINAQLKLF
- a CDS encoding transporter; the protein is MKRLLPIILGMIVLFFVQTQIHAQGCVAIRQFSGIGNAVGQGNILEKGEWNISSNYRYFKSFRHFSGTEEHPNRVADNTEVINWSHGVDLNVSYAISERAYAVVSLPFAYNERSSLYEHGRNSRHKTYSKGLADMRIGAGYWLLPSEKAKKGNTAIGFGIKIPTGDYNAQSTFYNVGPNGTSEVRPVDQSIQLGDGGLGLIVDAQGIWNLRSNFFLYYDGFYMFNPRNTNGTMTNRSRASESIMSVPDQFAFRAGLFKPIPRLHGLGISLGGRAEGIPIRDLIGESDGFRRPGYIVSVEPRISYMLGNFTTTLTVPVALIRNRTRSLTDIIESTPENRRHGDAAFADYLINMNLAWRIPKKVKEVFNSID
- a CDS encoding cytochrome b5 domain-containing protein; this encodes MKTYTRQQLALRNGQDRPEIWIAFKGVIYDVTASRLWKNGKHYEHWAGQDLTEELVDAPHTEKVFVKFDPIGQLI
- the infB gene encoding translation initiation factor IF-2 — its product is MSEEKMMRLGQVARKLNVGIATIVESMAKKGFEVENNPNSKISMDQYSVLAKEFKSSAQEKEEASHLSIGKRHHETFTIEADSDAREESKPEPVKEEKKAEVKEPAPAPKPEPTPPAQEKEKVEQPKVAAEAPKLPGIKVLGKIDLAPKSEPTPTPKKEEKAIEKPKVEPKPQQKKEEAPKKELKEEKSTQAVKPQQNDNAKTQKPAQSNPQKPTQVEKNPPKEEQKSTPAPVKPEPAPQQVIAAKADSLKGLTVLGKIELPTDKPKKKGKPIASSDERNKDKKKRVRKRIDKNTPGSDAAKGGAAGGNRPATPGQPQGGHRAGGGPNSRERRSPQGRPGQGRPGQGRPGQGQTGGRVQKAEPTQKEIQDQIKQTLARLQGGKASGGKGKNRRDKKAERSRESEEGVEESRVLKVTEFISANDLASLMDVSVNQVISTCMSLGMFVSINQRLDAEAITIIADEFDYEIEFTKSDEEENFVEEVDNPEDLVTRAPIVTIMGHVDHGKTSLLDYIRRAKVTDDEAGGITQHIGAYDVMTNTGEKIAFLDTPGHEAFTAMRARGAKITDVAIIVVAADDDIMPQTKEAINHAQVAGVPMIFAINKIDKPNANPNKIKEQLANMNLLVEEWGGKYQSQDISAKVGTGIEELLEKVLLEAEVLELTANPNKNAVGTVVEASLDKGRGYVTTVMVQAGTLRVGDVMLAGQHYGKVKAMFDHKGKKLKEAPPSTPVQVLGLSGAPQAGDTFKVYDSEREAREIANSREQILREQSLRTKKHITLDEIGRRLAIGSFKELNIIIKGDVDGSVEALSDSLLKLSKDEVSVNIIHKGVGQISESDVLLASASDAIIIGFQVRPSPNAKKIAEQEEIEIRHYSIIYDAINQIKDAIEGMLEPEFEEIITGNIQVREIFKISKIGTVAGSYVTDGFITRKNKIRVIRDGIVVHDGEIDQLKRFKDDVSEVKAGYECGISIKKFNDILVDDTIEGYTMQEIKRKK